The Magnetospirillum sp. genome includes a region encoding these proteins:
- a CDS encoding phosphoserine transaminase has protein sequence MTQSKPSVRPACANFSSGPCAKRPGWSLDTLKDAALGRSHRSKLGKAKLADTIERTRKVLGIPADYRIGIVPASDTGAFEMAMWSLLGARGADLMTWESFGAGWVTDAVKQLKLKNTRTFEAPYGQLPDLKAVDFDNDVVFTWNGTTSGVRVPNGDWIPADRKGLTICDATSAAFAMRLPWDKLDVVTWSWQKVLGGEGQHGMLVLSPRAVERLTTYTPPWPMPKIFRLTQGGKLIEGVFKGETINTPSMLAVEDALDGLIWSEKIGGLDALIARSEKNLAAIEAWAAKTPWVGFLAADKAIRSCTSVCLVIQDPDVAKLDAEAKAAFSKKMVALLEAEKVAFDIDAYRDAPPGLRIWAGATVETADLEALFGWLDWAFATVKAG, from the coding sequence ATGACACAAAGCAAACCAAGCGTACGCCCCGCGTGCGCGAATTTTTCTTCCGGCCCTTGCGCCAAGCGCCCCGGCTGGTCCCTCGACACTCTCAAAGACGCGGCCCTCGGCCGTTCGCATCGCTCCAAGCTCGGCAAAGCCAAGCTCGCCGACACGATCGAGCGCACGCGCAAAGTGCTCGGCATCCCGGCCGACTACCGCATCGGCATTGTGCCGGCATCGGACACGGGTGCATTCGAAATGGCGATGTGGTCGCTGTTGGGTGCGCGCGGTGCCGATCTGATGACCTGGGAATCGTTCGGGGCGGGCTGGGTCACGGACGCCGTGAAGCAGCTCAAGCTCAAGAACACGCGCACCTTCGAAGCGCCTTACGGGCAGCTTCCCGATCTCAAAGCCGTCGATTTCGACAACGACGTCGTCTTCACCTGGAACGGCACCACCTCGGGCGTGCGCGTGCCCAACGGCGACTGGATCCCGGCCGACCGCAAGGGGCTCACGATCTGCGACGCGACCTCGGCTGCCTTCGCGATGCGCCTGCCGTGGGACAAGCTCGATGTCGTGACCTGGTCGTGGCAGAAAGTGCTGGGCGGCGAAGGCCAGCACGGCATGCTGGTGCTGAGCCCCCGCGCGGTCGAGCGGCTCACGACCTATACGCCGCCGTGGCCGATGCCCAAGATCTTCCGTCTCACGCAAGGCGGCAAGCTGATCGAAGGCGTGTTCAAGGGCGAGACGATCAACACGCCCTCGATGCTTGCGGTTGAAGACGCGCTCGACGGTCTGATCTGGTCCGAAAAAATCGGCGGGCTCGACGCGCTAATCGCGCGCTCGGAAAAAAACCTCGCCGCGATCGAAGCCTGGGCCGCCAAGACGCCGTGGGTCGGCTTTCTTGCCGCGGACAAGGCGATCCGCTCCTGCACGTCGGTGTGCTTGGTGATCCAAGACCCGGACGTGGCCAAGCTCGACGCTGAAGCCAAAGCCGCCTTCTCGAAAAAGATGGTGGCCTTGCTCGAAGCCGAGAAGGTCGCTTTCGACATCGACGCCTATCGCGACGCCCCGCCGGGCTTGCGCATTTGGGCCGGTGCCACCGTCGAAACCGCCGATCTCGAAGCTTTGTTCGGCTGGCTCGACTGGGCCTTCGCGACCGTCAAAGCCGGCTGA
- the fabI gene encoding enoyl-ACP reductase FabI, with the protein MQTTAPLGGKKALIFGVANADSIAAGSAAAFKAAGADVALTYLSDKARPHVAAVAEPLQAALVGPCDVRVPGALEAAFADARTRWGKLDIVLHSIAFAPREDLHARVVDCSEAGFLQAMAVSCHSFIRMARLAEPLMADGGTLLTVSFYGAEKAVANYNMMGPVKAALEASMRSIAAELGPKHIRAHALSPGPLLTRAASGIDRFDELVERAKAQSPGKRLVTIDEIGALAAFLASDAAAGMTGGVHYVDAGYNIVG; encoded by the coding sequence ATGCAAACGACAGCGCCGCTCGGCGGCAAAAAAGCACTGATTTTCGGCGTGGCCAATGCCGATTCCATCGCCGCCGGCAGTGCCGCCGCCTTCAAAGCGGCGGGGGCGGACGTGGCCCTCACCTATCTCAGCGACAAGGCGCGACCGCATGTCGCAGCTGTTGCCGAACCGCTCCAAGCGGCCTTAGTCGGCCCTTGCGACGTGCGCGTACCGGGTGCGCTCGAAGCGGCGTTTGCCGATGCGCGCACGCGCTGGGGCAAACTCGATATCGTGCTGCACTCGATCGCGTTCGCACCGCGCGAAGATCTGCATGCGCGCGTAGTCGATTGCAGCGAGGCAGGATTCCTGCAGGCTATGGCAGTCTCGTGCCACAGCTTCATCCGGATGGCGCGCTTAGCCGAACCCTTGATGGCCGACGGCGGCACGCTGTTGACCGTGAGCTTCTACGGGGCCGAAAAGGCAGTTGCGAACTACAACATGATGGGCCCCGTGAAGGCCGCGCTCGAAGCCAGCATGCGCAGCATCGCGGCAGAACTCGGCCCCAAGCACATACGCGCACACGCGCTCTCGCCGGGACCGCTGCTCACGCGTGCGGCCTCGGGCATCGACCGGTTCGACGAACTCGTCGAGCGCGCCAAGGCGCAGAGCCCGGGCAAGCGCCTCGTGACCATCGACGAGATCGGCGCGTTGGCGGCCTTCCTTGCGAGCGACGCGGCCGCCGGCATGACCGGCGGCGTGCATTATGTCGATGCGGGCTACAACATCGTCGGCTAG
- a CDS encoding L,D-transpeptidase family protein, which translates to MIVTGQGARGTLAIGGRHYDCALGRSGIIAADAKREGDGATPAGMWPLRRGFYRADRLTLPASLKDWFHPIEADMAWDDDAASPNYNRLIRTRVENHPERLARNDGVYDIVVPLGYNDEPPQAGRGSAIFLHVARADFSPTAGCVALALPDLLAVLAQCDEGSMLAIRLPG; encoded by the coding sequence ATGATCGTGACGGGACAAGGTGCGCGCGGCACGCTCGCCATCGGCGGCCGGCACTACGACTGCGCCTTGGGCCGCAGCGGAATCATTGCGGCCGACGCAAAGCGCGAGGGTGACGGTGCCACGCCCGCAGGCATGTGGCCGCTGCGTCGCGGTTTCTATCGCGCCGACCGTCTCACGCTGCCGGCGTCGCTCAAAGACTGGTTCCATCCCATCGAAGCCGACATGGCGTGGGACGACGATGCGGCCTCGCCGAACTACAATCGCCTGATCCGCACCCGCGTCGAAAACCATCCCGAACGTTTGGCGCGCAACGACGGCGTCTACGACATCGTGGTGCCGCTCGGCTACAACGACGAACCGCCGCAGGCCGGGCGCGGCAGTGCGATCTTTCTGCATGTGGCACGCGCGGATTTTTCGCCGACGGCGGGCTGCGTTGCATTGGCGCTGCCCGATCTATTGGCGGTGCTCGCCCAATGCGACGAAGGCAGCATGCTCGCGATTCGCCTGCCCGGCTAA
- a CDS encoding GNAT family N-acetyltransferase, translating to MSREFALRDAEPKDVGLVLHFIKQLAIYEKLAHEVEATEANLQRWMFGPDAVAEAILAETPQGPVGFALFYRSFSTFMGRPGLYLEDLFVDEAARGLGIGKALIVAGAKRAVQRGFGKYHWQVLDWNQPARDFYVAMGARESAAWLNVRIDGSALEALAARDTAS from the coding sequence ATGAGCCGCGAATTCGCCTTGCGCGACGCCGAACCCAAAGACGTCGGCCTCGTACTGCATTTCATCAAGCAGCTCGCGATCTACGAAAAACTCGCCCACGAGGTCGAAGCGACCGAGGCGAACCTGCAGCGTTGGATGTTCGGGCCCGACGCGGTCGCCGAGGCGATCCTTGCCGAGACGCCGCAAGGGCCCGTCGGCTTCGCGCTGTTCTATCGCAGCTTTTCGACCTTCATGGGCAGGCCCGGTCTCTATCTCGAAGATCTTTTCGTGGACGAAGCCGCGCGCGGTCTCGGCATCGGCAAGGCGCTGATCGTCGCAGGGGCAAAGCGCGCCGTTCAGCGCGGCTTCGGCAAATACCATTGGCAGGTGCTCGACTGGAACCAGCCCGCGCGCGATTTCTACGTCGCGATGGGGGCGCGCGAATCCGCTGCGTGGCTCAATGTGCGCATTGACGGCTCCGCCCTCGAAGCGCTCGCTGCACGGGACACTGCGTCTTAG
- a CDS encoding MaoC family dehydratase: MKTNNYLDDLKKGDRFDSGGYTFTESSIVDFAFLYDPQPFHIDATAAAASHFGGLIASGFHTLSVAFRLFYQTGFVRDASMGGPGMDELRWLKPVRPGDTLRCSAEVLEVSPSRSKPDRGILKLALAARNQADETVMTVTFIILLKRKPEA, translated from the coding sequence ATGAAAACCAACAACTATCTCGACGATCTCAAAAAAGGCGACCGCTTCGACAGCGGCGGCTACACCTTCACGGAATCGAGCATCGTCGATTTTGCGTTTCTGTACGATCCGCAGCCTTTCCATATCGATGCAACCGCCGCCGCCGCCTCGCATTTCGGCGGGCTCATCGCGTCGGGCTTCCACACGCTGTCGGTCGCGTTCCGGCTCTTCTACCAAACGGGCTTCGTGCGCGACGCCTCGATGGGCGGCCCCGGCATGGACGAGCTGCGCTGGCTCAAGCCCGTACGGCCCGGCGACACGCTGCGCTGCTCGGCCGAAGTGCTGGAAGTGTCGCCATCGCGCTCGAAACCCGATCGCGGCATCCTGAAGCTTGCTCTGGCCGCGCGCAATCAAGCCGACGAAACCGTGATGACGGTGACCTTCATCATCCTGCTCAAACGAAAGCCCGAAGCATGA
- a CDS encoding methylated-DNA--[protein]-cysteine S-methyltransferase codes for MSDYARIEKALGYLAANVDEQPDLDRVAAEIGLSPFHFQRLFTRWVGVSPKKFLQYLSLGRAKECLAQAGSVLDASFAAGLSGPGRLHDLFVAHEAVTPGEYKARGAGLEIFWGWAQSPFGEALVLATARGLCGLAFSSDEPAAKAATFADMQARWPAATYREDRAAVAKIAGHLFAEKRDDALKLVLYGSPWQIKVWEALLAIPPGQLVSYDDIASLIGAKRASRAVGTAVGANPISWLVPCHRVIRKSGAISHYHWGRPRKLAMIGWEAAQAELASASAPG; via the coding sequence ATGAGCGACTATGCGCGCATCGAAAAGGCCTTGGGCTATCTCGCGGCCAATGTGGACGAACAGCCGGACCTCGACCGCGTTGCGGCGGAAATCGGGCTGTCGCCGTTCCATTTCCAGCGCCTTTTCACGCGCTGGGTCGGTGTGAGCCCGAAGAAGTTTCTGCAGTATCTGAGCTTGGGCCGCGCCAAGGAATGTCTCGCACAGGCGGGCTCGGTGCTCGATGCGTCGTTTGCCGCCGGCTTGTCGGGGCCGGGGCGGCTCCACGATCTGTTCGTGGCGCACGAGGCCGTAACACCGGGCGAATACAAAGCGCGCGGCGCCGGGCTCGAGATTTTCTGGGGCTGGGCGCAGTCGCCGTTCGGTGAAGCCTTGGTGCTCGCAACAGCGCGCGGCCTGTGCGGGCTCGCCTTCTCGAGCGACGAACCGGCCGCAAAGGCCGCCACCTTCGCCGACATGCAAGCGCGCTGGCCGGCCGCAACGTATCGCGAAGACCGTGCGGCGGTCGCCAAGATCGCGGGCCATTTGTTTGCCGAGAAACGCGACGACGCTCTCAAACTCGTCCTCTACGGCTCGCCCTGGCAAATCAAAGTGTGGGAAGCGCTGCTCGCGATCCCGCCGGGCCAGCTTGTTTCGTACGACGACATCGCTTCGCTGATCGGTGCGAAGCGCGCGAGCCGTGCCGTGGGGACGGCCGTCGGCGCCAATCCGATTTCCTGGCTTGTGCCGTGCCATCGCGTGATCCGCAAATCGGGTGCGATCAGCCACTACCATTGGGGCCGGCCGCGCAAGCTGGCGATGATCGGTTGGGAGGCCGCACAGGCCGAACTGGCGAGCGCGTCTGCGCCCGGCTAG
- a CDS encoding LysE family translocator translates to MLSLEALASLVVFSFVTSVTPGPNNLMLLASGVNFGFARTIPHMLGIGLGFMLMIVLVGLGLGAVFEALPWLHDAIKYAGFAYMLYLAWKIANSGRIGEGKEVGRPMTFLAAAAFQWVNPKAWAMAVTALGAYTLPEDFVLSVALVALVFGLVNLPTVSSWALFGVWLRRFLGDPKIVRIFNWSCAALLVVSLVPMLRG, encoded by the coding sequence ATGCTGAGCCTTGAAGCGCTCGCCTCGCTCGTGGTGTTTTCGTTCGTGACGTCGGTGACGCCGGGACCCAACAATCTGATGCTGCTCGCTTCGGGCGTGAATTTCGGCTTCGCGCGCACGATCCCGCACATGCTTGGCATCGGGCTTGGCTTCATGCTGATGATCGTGCTGGTGGGGCTAGGACTCGGCGCTGTGTTCGAAGCCCTGCCGTGGCTGCATGATGCGATCAAATATGCGGGCTTTGCCTACATGCTCTATCTCGCCTGGAAGATCGCTAATTCGGGCCGCATCGGCGAGGGCAAGGAGGTCGGCCGGCCGATGACGTTCCTGGCCGCCGCCGCGTTCCAATGGGTCAACCCGAAGGCCTGGGCAATGGCGGTGACCGCACTTGGTGCCTACACGCTGCCCGAGGATTTCGTGTTGAGCGTTGCGTTGGTGGCGCTCGTGTTCGGCCTCGTCAATCTGCCGACCGTGTCGAGCTGGGCCTTGTTCGGCGTGTGGCTGCGGCGGTTCCTGGGCGATCCCAAGATCGTGCGCATCTTCAATTGGAGCTGTGCGGCCCTGCTCGTGGTCTCGCTCGTGCCGATGTTGCGGGGTTAG
- a CDS encoding GNAT family N-acetyltransferase codes for MSVWQREDGYSVSDEAARLDRDYVHMWLSTQSYWARDLPRAVFERSVDGAMCFGIYAPDGGQVGFARCISDRATFGYLGDVFVDAAHRKRGLSKFLVETILGHPALQGFRRWSLVTSDAHSLYARFGFAPLAEPGKHMERHSPNVYASGR; via the coding sequence ATGAGCGTGTGGCAGCGCGAGGACGGCTACAGCGTGTCGGACGAGGCAGCACGCCTCGACCGCGACTATGTGCACATGTGGCTTTCGACCCAATCCTACTGGGCGCGCGATCTGCCGCGTGCGGTGTTCGAGCGCTCGGTTGACGGCGCGATGTGTTTCGGCATCTATGCGCCCGACGGCGGCCAAGTCGGGTTCGCGCGCTGCATTTCCGATCGTGCCACGTTCGGCTATTTGGGCGACGTGTTCGTCGATGCCGCACACCGCAAGCGCGGCCTGTCGAAATTTCTGGTCGAAACGATCCTCGGCCATCCCGCCTTGCAGGGCTTTCGGCGCTGGAGCCTCGTCACGAGCGACGCGCACAGCCTCTATGCGCGTTTTGGTTTTGCGCCGTTGGCCGAGCCCGGCAAGCACATGGAGCGCCACAGTCCCAATGTCTATGCGAGCGGGCGCTGA
- a CDS encoding GNAT family N-acetyltransferase gives MSDAVRMRAAEGAADMAIVASLFREYQQGLGVSLCFQDFERELAELPGAYARPGGIIFLAERGGQPMGVGALRALGPGIAEMKRLYVRDAARGLGLGRKLAQALVAEARASGYAAMRLDTLPHLNAAIALYLDMGFRPIAAYNDNPIAGVQHYELSL, from the coding sequence ATGTCTGACGCCGTCCGGATGCGCGCTGCCGAAGGTGCTGCCGACATGGCGATTGTCGCGTCCCTGTTCCGCGAATACCAGCAGGGGCTCGGCGTGTCGCTGTGTTTCCAGGATTTCGAGCGCGAACTGGCCGAACTGCCGGGTGCCTATGCGCGGCCCGGCGGCATCATCTTCTTGGCCGAGCGCGGCGGGCAGCCGATGGGTGTCGGCGCGTTGCGCGCCCTCGGGCCCGGCATTGCCGAAATGAAGCGCCTCTACGTACGCGACGCAGCCCGCGGTCTCGGGCTTGGGCGCAAGCTGGCGCAGGCCCTCGTCGCCGAGGCGCGGGCAAGCGGCTATGCGGCCATGCGTCTCGATACGTTGCCGCATCTCAACGCCGCCATCGCACTCTATCTCGACATGGGTTTCCGCCCGATCGCCGCCTACAACGACAATCCGATCGCGGGCGTGCAGCATTACGAGCTGTCGCTATGA
- a CDS encoding PhzF family phenazine biosynthesis protein → MRLPIYQVDAFADRLFAGNPAAVVPLETWLPEATMTAIAAENNLAETAFFVPQDDGFGLRWFTPEIEVPLCGHATLASAFVLMTKLEPARTHVRFHTKSGALEVARDGELYALDFPSRGLEAAADPDAVAQALGGAPVAVSFSTDRYMALYETADEVRALKPDMKKLLATKYGRAIATAPGEEGCDFVSRFFAPFAGIDEDPVTGSSHCTLVPYWAKRLGKTKLVARQVSKRGGTLFCQDAGKRTIMSGRAKLYLEGSIYV, encoded by the coding sequence ATGCGTTTGCCGATCTATCAGGTCGATGCGTTTGCCGACCGGCTGTTTGCGGGCAACCCTGCGGCCGTCGTGCCGCTCGAAACTTGGCTACCCGAGGCGACGATGACCGCCATCGCGGCCGAGAACAATCTGGCCGAGACGGCGTTTTTCGTGCCGCAGGACGACGGTTTCGGCTTGCGCTGGTTCACGCCGGAAATCGAAGTGCCTTTGTGCGGCCACGCCACGCTCGCAAGCGCCTTCGTGCTGATGACGAAGCTCGAGCCCGCACGCACGCATGTGCGCTTCCACACCAAATCGGGGGCACTCGAAGTCGCGCGCGACGGCGAGCTCTATGCGCTCGATTTCCCGTCGCGCGGGCTCGAAGCGGCCGCCGACCCCGATGCGGTGGCGCAGGCGCTTGGCGGGGCACCCGTCGCCGTGTCGTTTTCGACCGACCGCTACATGGCGCTCTACGAGACCGCCGACGAAGTGCGCGCCCTCAAGCCCGACATGAAAAAGCTGCTCGCCACGAAATACGGCCGTGCGATCGCGACCGCACCCGGCGAAGAAGGCTGCGATTTCGTGTCGCGCTTTTTTGCCCCCTTTGCCGGCATCGACGAAGATCCGGTCACCGGCTCCTCGCATTGCACGCTTGTCCCCTACTGGGCCAAGCGCCTCGGCAAAACCAAGCTCGTCGCCCGCCAGGTGAGCAAGCGCGGCGGCACGCTGTTCTGCCAAGATGCGGGGAAGCGCACGATCATGTCGGGCCGTGCCAAGCTCTATCTCGAGGGCAGCATCTATGTCTGA
- a CDS encoding FMN-binding negative transcriptional regulator has protein sequence MYIPGPFASPHEEATLALVERYGFGQLVTNGVDGLIASHLPMQLDRARNVLIGHLAGPNPQTDHLAACAKSGGQVLAMFEGPHGYVSPSWYAPTNKSVPTWNYAAAHVYGVPRLITDKAALHGLVDNLAKQYERLGWHIEAQDKAYIDTMLGGIVGFELAISRIEGKFKLSQNRNATDRANVIAALAASGNADDAALAELMQSHLEKGK, from the coding sequence ATGTATATTCCCGGCCCCTTTGCCAGCCCGCACGAAGAAGCCACGCTTGCGCTGGTCGAGCGCTACGGCTTCGGCCAACTCGTCACCAACGGGGTCGATGGCCTCATCGCCTCGCATCTGCCGATGCAGCTCGATCGCGCGCGCAACGTGCTGATCGGCCATTTGGCCGGTCCCAATCCGCAGACCGACCATCTGGCGGCGTGCGCTAAATCGGGCGGGCAGGTGCTCGCGATGTTCGAGGGGCCGCACGGCTACGTATCGCCGAGCTGGTATGCGCCCACGAACAAATCCGTACCGACTTGGAACTACGCCGCCGCACACGTCTACGGCGTGCCGCGCCTGATCACCGACAAAGCAGCACTGCACGGCCTCGTCGACAATCTTGCCAAACAATACGAGCGTTTGGGCTGGCACATCGAAGCGCAGGACAAAGCCTATATCGACACGATGCTGGGCGGCATCGTCGGCTTCGAGCTCGCGATATCGCGCATCGAAGGCAAGTTCAAATTGTCGCAGAATCGCAATGCGACGGACCGCGCCAACGTGATCGCGGCGTTGGCGGCGAGCGGCAATGCCGACGACGCGGCCCTTGCCGAATTGATGCAGAGCCACCTCGAAAAAGGAAAATGA
- a CDS encoding PLP-dependent aminotransferase family protein → MTDWLPEIATRRGPRYLAVADQLAADISSGRLKAGDRLPTHRDLAWRLHVTVGTVTRAYAEAERRGLIAGEVGRGTFIRERIGDAAPSMPMAAPTTDDYVDLSRNLPAVSGPASHMIARHMAEMAQGDLAGLLGYVETQGLPAHREAGAQWISRRGLAANPARVAVVAGAQNAMMLTIAAIARPGDAVLVEALTFYGMKSIANLLGVRLIGIELDDEGLLPDALEAACRQHAPKAIYTVPTFQNPTTSLMPLARRKAIVEICRRYNVAMIEDDIYGFLDEGNVPLAALAPEIGIFITSFSKSVAPGLRLGYVLSPEPIAMRISAAIRASTYMTTPLTAELGARLVRSGDAAKAAAWQKGLTERRQKIASRLLARQEFASHPAASQIWLKLPEPWRREEFTDVARKRGVGVAPANAFAIGRAPVPHAVRLALAAPRADADLERAIGTIVEILEEPPIGSLRMV, encoded by the coding sequence ATGACCGATTGGCTCCCCGAAATTGCCACCCGTCGCGGCCCGCGCTATCTCGCGGTGGCCGACCAACTTGCCGCCGACATCTCCAGCGGGCGGCTCAAAGCCGGCGACCGCTTGCCCACGCATCGCGACCTTGCGTGGCGTCTGCATGTGACCGTCGGCACGGTCACGCGCGCCTATGCCGAGGCCGAGCGGCGCGGCCTCATCGCGGGCGAAGTCGGGCGCGGCACCTTCATTCGCGAGCGCATCGGCGACGCGGCCCCGTCGATGCCGATGGCGGCCCCCACAACCGACGATTACGTGGACCTGTCGCGCAATCTGCCGGCCGTATCGGGCCCGGCAAGCCATATGATCGCGCGCCACATGGCCGAGATGGCGCAGGGCGACCTTGCGGGGCTGCTGGGCTACGTCGAAACGCAAGGCCTGCCCGCCCATCGCGAGGCGGGTGCCCAATGGATTTCGCGCCGCGGCCTTGCGGCCAACCCGGCGCGCGTGGCGGTCGTGGCCGGCGCGCAGAACGCGATGATGCTGACGATCGCGGCGATCGCACGGCCCGGCGACGCCGTGCTCGTCGAAGCGCTCACCTTCTACGGCATGAAGTCGATCGCCAATCTGCTCGGGGTCCGGCTGATCGGCATCGAACTCGACGACGAAGGCCTGTTGCCCGACGCCCTCGAAGCCGCCTGCCGCCAGCACGCGCCAAAAGCCATCTACACGGTGCCGACCTTCCAGAATCCGACCACGAGCCTGATGCCGCTCGCGCGGCGCAAGGCGATCGTCGAGATCTGCCGCCGCTACAACGTGGCGATGATCGAGGACGACATCTACGGCTTCCTCGACGAAGGCAACGTGCCGCTTGCGGCCCTCGCCCCCGAGATCGGCATTTTCATCACGTCGTTTTCGAAGAGCGTGGCGCCCGGCTTGCGCCTGGGCTACGTGCTGTCGCCCGAACCGATCGCGATGCGCATTTCCGCCGCGATCCGGGCTTCAACCTACATGACCACTCCGTTGACGGCCGAATTGGGTGCGCGCCTGGTGCGCAGCGGCGATGCGGCCAAGGCCGCTGCCTGGCAGAAGGGGCTCACCGAGCGGCGCCAGAAAATTGCTAGCCGCCTGCTCGCGCGCCAGGAATTCGCGAGCCATCCGGCGGCTTCGCAAATCTGGCTCAAACTGCCCGAGCCGTGGCGACGCGAGGAATTCACCGACGTTGCGCGCAAGCGCGGCGTGGGCGTGGCCCCCGCCAACGCGTTTGCGATCGGCCGCGCACCCGTGCCGCATGCCGTGCGCCTCGCCCTCGCCGCCCCCAGGGCCGACGCCGATCTCGAACGCGCGATCGGCACGATCGTAGAAATTCTGGAAGAACCGCCGATCGGCAGCCTGCGGATGGTTTAA
- the thiD gene encoding bifunctional hydroxymethylpyrimidine kinase/phosphomethylpyrimidine kinase has protein sequence MRGRVLIVAGSDSGGGAGIQADIKTVTALGGYAATAITALTAQDTKGVHGVHAVPPDFIAQQMRVVLADIGADAIKTGMLHDSATIDAVCDVLDAHALGIPLVVDPVMYAKGGHALLKRDAVETLKRRLIVHAAILTPNLPEAEALSGRTIHTAEEMRHAAQTMLTLGCNAVLLKGGHLDGNRLVDVLATDDGVQVFESARIETRSTHGTGCTLASAIAVGLAQGLDLVAAVVRARAYVRRAIETAPNFGAGHGPLNHAHTVPDSPV, from the coding sequence ATGCGTGGCCGCGTTCTGATCGTCGCAGGCTCGGATTCGGGCGGCGGTGCCGGCATCCAGGCCGACATCAAGACCGTGACGGCTTTGGGGGGCTATGCCGCGACCGCGATTACCGCCCTCACGGCGCAAGACACCAAAGGCGTGCACGGCGTGCATGCGGTCCCGCCCGATTTCATCGCCCAGCAGATGCGCGTGGTGCTGGCCGATATCGGCGCGGACGCGATCAAAACCGGCATGCTGCACGACAGTGCGACGATCGACGCGGTGTGCGACGTGCTCGATGCGCACGCGCTCGGCATCCCGCTCGTCGTCGATCCGGTCATGTACGCCAAAGGCGGGCACGCGCTCCTGAAACGCGACGCGGTCGAAACGCTGAAGCGCCGCTTGATCGTGCATGCCGCGATCCTCACGCCGAACCTGCCGGAGGCCGAAGCGCTCTCGGGCCGCACGATCCACACGGCCGAAGAAATGCGCCACGCAGCGCAAACGATGCTCACGCTCGGCTGCAACGCCGTCCTGCTCAAAGGCGGGCATCTCGACGGCAATCGCCTGGTCGACGTGCTCGCGACCGACGACGGCGTGCAGGTCTTTGAAAGTGCCCGCATCGAAACGCGCTCGACGCACGGGACCGGCTGCACGCTCGCCTCGGCCATTGCCGTGGGCCTGGCGCAAGGCCTCGATCTTGTCGCGGCCGTCGTGCGTGCGCGTGCCTATGTGCGGCGTGCGATCGAAACCGCCCCCAATTTCGGCGCCGGGCACGGGCCGCTCAACCACGCGCACACAGTGCCGGACTCGCCCGTTTAA
- the folP gene encoding dihydropteroate synthase, which translates to MRRFERFTFDAPLVMGIVNATPDSFSDGGDFFDTEAAIAHGLALHAEGADILDIGGESTRPGAAMVPPDEEQRRVVPVIAALAKAGAVVSIDTRNAATMAAALDAGAAIVNDVTALSGDPASLELVAQRRVGVVLMHMQGEPQTMQANPSYDDAPAEIAAYLAQRLAVCRAAGIAPVMLCVDPGIGFGKSVAHNAEILANVPTLRALGVAVLIGASRKAFIGALSKAERPKERLPGSLAAALAAVAGGADILRVHDVAATRQALSVWRAVANARKST; encoded by the coding sequence ATGCGCAGGTTCGAAAGATTTACCTTCGACGCGCCCTTGGTCATGGGCATCGTCAACGCGACACCGGACTCGTTTTCCGACGGCGGCGATTTTTTCGATACAGAGGCCGCCATCGCGCACGGGCTTGCTCTCCACGCCGAGGGGGCGGACATCCTCGATATCGGCGGCGAGTCGACGCGGCCCGGGGCTGCGATGGTGCCGCCAGACGAGGAGCAGCGGCGCGTCGTACCCGTGATCGCAGCGCTCGCCAAAGCGGGCGCTGTCGTTTCGATCGATACGCGCAACGCCGCCACCATGGCAGCCGCACTCGATGCGGGCGCTGCGATCGTCAACGACGTGACGGCACTCTCGGGCGATCCGGCGTCGCTCGAACTTGTTGCACAGCGCCGTGTGGGCGTGGTGCTCATGCACATGCAGGGCGAGCCACAGACGATGCAGGCCAACCCGAGCTACGACGATGCGCCTGCCGAAATCGCGGCGTATCTGGCCCAGCGCCTTGCCGTGTGCCGTGCGGCCGGCATCGCGCCTGTGATGCTGTGCGTCGATCCCGGCATCGGCTTCGGCAAGAGTGTCGCGCACAATGCCGAGATACTCGCCAATGTTCCGACATTGCGCGCGTTGGGCGTGGCGGTGCTGATCGGGGCGAGTCGCAAGGCCTTCATCGGCGCTTTGTCGAAGGCCGAACGGCCAAAGGAGCGTCTGCCGGGTTCGCTTGCCGCCGCCTTGGCCGCTGTGGCCGGCGGGGCGGACATTTTGCGTGTGCACGACGTGGCCGCCACCCGCCAGGCGCTAAGTGTTTGGCGGGCAGTCGCAAATGCGCGCAAATCAACATGA